One Phenylobacterium hankyongense DNA segment encodes these proteins:
- the mazG gene encoding nucleoside triphosphate pyrophosphohydrolase: protein MTSSAPPSDLRPIDRLLAIMARLRDPESGCPWDVEQTFATIAPYTVEEAYEVADAIERGDLSDLKEELGDLLLQVVFHSRMAEEQGAFAFEDVARAINDKMIRRHPHVFAQESYASLADQKDGWEALKAAERESKGRNQSLLDDVPVGLPALTRAVKLSKRAAGVGFVWPSAKEVLEKLHEEVEELEAEIAAGDLEKARQEMGDVLFVVANLARTLDVDPEDALRFTNAKFGRRFRYIEERLAARGKTPDQSDLAEMDALWDEAKVAEKA from the coding sequence ATGACCTCTTCTGCTCCGCCCTCCGACCTGCGGCCGATCGACCGGCTGCTCGCCATCATGGCGCGCCTGCGCGATCCCGAGAGCGGCTGCCCCTGGGACGTCGAGCAGACCTTCGCCACCATCGCCCCCTACACCGTCGAGGAAGCCTATGAGGTGGCCGACGCCATCGAGCGCGGCGACCTTTCCGACCTGAAGGAGGAACTCGGCGACCTGCTGCTGCAGGTGGTGTTCCACAGCCGCATGGCCGAGGAGCAAGGCGCCTTCGCCTTCGAGGACGTGGCCCGCGCCATCAACGACAAGATGATCCGCCGCCACCCGCATGTGTTCGCCCAGGAGTCCTACGCCTCCCTGGCCGACCAGAAGGACGGCTGGGAGGCGCTGAAGGCCGCCGAACGCGAGAGCAAGGGCCGCAACCAGAGCCTGCTCGACGACGTGCCGGTGGGCCTGCCCGCCCTCACCCGCGCCGTGAAGCTGTCGAAGCGCGCCGCCGGCGTCGGCTTCGTCTGGCCCTCCGCCAAGGAGGTCTTGGAGAAGCTGCACGAGGAGGTCGAGGAACTGGAGGCCGAGATCGCCGCCGGCGACCTGGAGAAGGCGCGCCAGGAGATGGGCGACGTGCTGTTCGTGGTGGCCAACCTGGCGCGCACCCTGGACGTCGATCCGGAGGACGCCCTGCGCTTCACCAACGCCAAGTTCGGCCGCCGCTTCCGCTATATCGAGGAACGCCTCGCCGCGCGGGGCAAGACCCCGGACCAGTCCGACCTCGCCGAGATGGACGCGCTCTGGGACGAGGCGAAGGTGGCCGAGAAGGCCTAG
- a CDS encoding TatD family hydrolase, protein MLIDSHVNLHAPQFDEDREAVISRALAAGVRLMVNICDKVSNYEAVRLVAQHPDIWCTVGTHPHEAKENPGLSAETLVAIAADRRVVGIGECGLDFHYDLSPRDVQAQVFRAHCAAARETGLPLVVHTREADQVMGDILDEEHARGAFRILMHCYTSGPELARRVAALGAWFSVSGIATFRAAEDVRAVIREMPGDRIMVETDCPYLAPVPYRGRRNEPAMLPHVLARLAEIRGWDLAEAEARTEDAFFAVFDRIPRP, encoded by the coding sequence ATGCTGATCGACAGCCACGTCAACCTGCACGCCCCGCAATTCGACGAGGACCGCGAGGCGGTGATCTCGCGGGCGCTGGCGGCCGGCGTGCGGCTGATGGTCAACATCTGCGACAAAGTCTCGAACTACGAGGCCGTGCGGCTGGTGGCCCAGCATCCCGACATCTGGTGCACCGTCGGGACCCATCCGCACGAGGCCAAGGAGAATCCCGGGCTGTCCGCGGAGACGCTGGTGGCCATCGCCGCCGACCGCCGCGTGGTGGGCATCGGCGAGTGCGGCCTGGACTTCCACTACGACCTCAGCCCGCGCGACGTGCAGGCCCAGGTGTTCCGCGCCCATTGCGCCGCCGCGCGCGAGACCGGCCTGCCGCTGGTGGTCCACACCCGCGAGGCCGACCAGGTGATGGGCGACATCCTGGACGAAGAGCATGCGCGCGGCGCCTTCCGCATCCTGATGCATTGCTACACCTCGGGCCCGGAGCTCGCCCGTCGGGTGGCGGCCCTGGGCGCCTGGTTCTCGGTCTCGGGCATCGCCACCTTCAGGGCGGCCGAGGATGTCCGGGCGGTGATCCGCGAGATGCCCGGCGACCGGATCATGGTGGAGACCGACTGCCCCTACCTCGCGCCGGTGCCCTATCGCGGTCGGCGCAACGAGCCGGCCATGCTGCCGCATGTGCTCGCCAGGCTGGCGGAGATCCGCGGCTGGGACCTGGCGGAGGCCGAGGCGCGGACGGAGGACGCCTTCTTCGCGGTGTTCGACCGGATTCCGCGGCCGTGA
- a CDS encoding PAS domain-containing protein yields the protein MTTPAASRSERVLILAPLGRDSQIAAAILHEAGLSVSVCRDLAELRTELDGEAGAALIVEEALQGPHYTDLVGWIDTQPAWSDFPIVILAGRGGGLERNPEVRRFSEALGNVSFLERPFHPTTLVSIMRTALRGRRRQYEARARIEAIRAADERLRLSEASLRLATEAAEVGTWDLDLQTNALTWSDRTKAMFGISPDRHCSMDDFYAGLHPEDAAATSVAFASALDPELRASYDVEYRTIGREDGVVRWVAAKGKGLFDDLGRCVRAIGTALDVTQRKAIEERLRNSEASLRLALDAGRLGAWELDLPDQILRASLTCKANFGREPDERFTYEDLLASVHPEDRSQMLGQLRQAVESGRDYDLEHRVLRPDGRIAWVLVRAQTTYAPDGSPVRMTGVSLDITERKYAEEHLRLMVNELNHRVKNSLATVQAIAAQTLRREEIPAHIRESLTSRLLALARAHDVLTDEKWSGASLREIAHQTAAPYEHAENDRFSISGPPQTLPPKTAIAVALAFHELATNAAKYGALSVPDGRVSIEWSVAPHPTDVALRLVWRETGGPPVSPPERTGFGTRLIERGLSADLGGAVKVSYPATGVVCTIEAVLPASLTEDEPARISERPDARRWQVRAGDASSSVN from the coding sequence ATGACCACGCCTGCGGCGTCACGGTCCGAACGGGTCCTGATCCTGGCGCCGCTGGGCCGCGACTCGCAGATCGCGGCCGCTATCCTGCATGAGGCGGGCCTGTCGGTCAGCGTCTGCCGCGACCTCGCCGAGCTTCGCACCGAACTCGACGGCGAGGCCGGCGCGGCCCTGATCGTCGAGGAGGCGCTGCAGGGGCCTCACTACACGGACCTGGTCGGGTGGATCGACACGCAGCCGGCCTGGTCGGATTTCCCGATCGTCATCCTGGCCGGCCGTGGCGGCGGCCTGGAGCGCAATCCGGAGGTCCGGCGCTTCAGCGAAGCGTTGGGCAACGTCAGCTTCCTGGAGCGGCCGTTCCACCCGACGACCCTGGTCAGCATCATGCGCACCGCCCTGCGGGGGCGGCGGCGGCAATACGAGGCCCGCGCGCGGATCGAGGCCATCCGGGCGGCCGACGAACGCCTCAGGCTCAGCGAGGCCTCCCTGCGCCTCGCCACCGAGGCGGCCGAGGTCGGGACGTGGGACCTCGACCTGCAGACCAACGCCCTCACCTGGTCGGACCGGACCAAGGCGATGTTCGGCATCTCGCCGGACCGGCACTGCAGCATGGATGACTTTTACGCCGGCCTGCACCCCGAGGACGCGGCGGCGACCAGCGTGGCGTTCGCCTCGGCGCTCGATCCCGAACTCCGCGCCAGCTACGACGTGGAGTACCGGACCATCGGCCGGGAGGATGGGGTCGTCCGCTGGGTGGCCGCCAAGGGCAAGGGCCTGTTCGACGACCTGGGCCGTTGCGTCCGCGCCATCGGCACCGCCCTCGACGTCACCCAGCGCAAGGCGATCGAGGAGCGCCTGCGCAACAGCGAGGCCAGCTTGCGGCTGGCGCTGGACGCCGGCCGGCTCGGGGCGTGGGAGCTGGATCTGCCCGACCAGATCCTGCGCGCTTCGCTCACCTGCAAGGCCAACTTCGGCCGCGAGCCCGACGAGCGGTTCACCTACGAGGATCTGCTGGCGAGCGTTCATCCGGAGGACCGGTCGCAGATGCTCGGCCAGCTGCGCCAAGCCGTCGAGAGCGGCCGGGACTACGACCTCGAGCATCGCGTGCTGCGTCCCGACGGCCGTATCGCCTGGGTGCTGGTGCGGGCGCAGACGACCTATGCGCCCGACGGCTCGCCGGTGCGGATGACCGGCGTCTCCCTCGACATCACCGAGCGCAAATATGCCGAAGAGCACCTGCGGTTGATGGTCAACGAACTCAATCACCGGGTGAAGAACTCGCTCGCCACGGTCCAGGCGATCGCGGCCCAGACTCTGCGGCGCGAGGAGATTCCTGCGCACATCCGCGAGTCGCTGACCTCGCGGCTCCTGGCCCTGGCCCGCGCCCACGACGTGCTCACCGACGAGAAGTGGTCGGGCGCCAGCCTGCGCGAGATCGCCCATCAGACCGCGGCGCCCTACGAGCATGCGGAAAACGACCGCTTCTCGATCAGCGGACCGCCGCAGACGCTGCCGCCAAAGACGGCGATCGCCGTCGCCCTGGCCTTCCACGAGCTGGCCACCAACGCGGCGAAGTACGGCGCGCTCTCGGTTCCCGACGGCCGCGTGTCGATCGAATGGAGCGTCGCGCCGCATCCTACCGACGTGGCGCTGCGCCTGGTCTGGCGCGAGACCGGCGGCCCGCCGGTTTCTCCGCCCGAGCGCACGGGCTTCGGCACCCGGCTGATCGAGCGGGGGCTTTCCGCCGACCTGGGCGGCGCCGTGAAGGTGAGCTACCCCGCCACCGGCGTCGTCTGCACCATCGAGGCCGTCCTGCCCGCCAGCCTCACGGAAGACGAGCCCGCGCGCATTTCGGAGCGCCCCGACGCACGGCGCTGGCAGGTCCGCGCCGGAGACGCCAGCAGTAGCGTCAACTGA
- a CDS encoding metallophosphoesterase: MLLLGALSAGLPAQAEVLARYVVMGPGGAASARVIASGATCPTIVVDGRRRAMQVRAKAETLAQRPTSSKPELSKPSAFPVTTCEAAIPQGAVRAVVAGRALPLRHGRVDRIVVVGDTGCRLKASDSAYQRCNDPKAYPFATVAARAAAWKPDLIVHVGDYEYRENPCPEATDGCRGSPWGYGWDAWNADFFTPGAPLLAAAPLVLVRGNHENCARAGQGWFRMLDASPLTAGHDCNDAANDLVGDYSAPYAVPLGGREQIVVMDLAIAGNKPLKPGDPRRAQFRSAYEDLKALSAKSGMTFMATHKPTLGFTAEDVGGKLTLLPGNQAMQSAFAAADPSLFPPGVDVLLSGHVHLWQQVSFASAHPTQFIAGFSGTQEDVVPIPETLPADATPAPGALVDHFSSWVDGFGYMTLERAGRDRWDVKVWNLEGVVANHCRIAGRRSVCDRPQVH; encoded by the coding sequence TTGCTCCTGCTCGGAGCGCTGTCGGCCGGGCTCCCTGCGCAGGCCGAGGTGCTGGCTCGCTACGTCGTCATGGGTCCAGGCGGCGCGGCGAGCGCGCGTGTCATCGCCTCGGGAGCCACGTGCCCGACCATCGTCGTGGACGGCCGGCGGCGGGCGATGCAGGTCCGGGCCAAGGCCGAAACCCTGGCGCAGCGGCCGACCTCGTCCAAGCCGGAGCTCTCCAAGCCCAGCGCCTTTCCGGTCACGACCTGCGAGGCCGCCATCCCCCAAGGCGCTGTGCGCGCCGTCGTGGCGGGCCGCGCGCTGCCGCTGCGCCATGGACGCGTCGACCGGATCGTGGTCGTCGGCGACACCGGCTGCCGGCTGAAGGCCAGCGACAGCGCCTACCAGCGCTGCAACGATCCGAAGGCCTATCCCTTCGCCACGGTGGCGGCGCGGGCCGCGGCGTGGAAGCCCGACCTGATCGTGCACGTCGGCGACTACGAATACCGCGAAAACCCGTGCCCCGAGGCGACGGACGGCTGCCGCGGGTCACCGTGGGGATATGGCTGGGACGCCTGGAACGCCGACTTCTTCACACCGGGCGCGCCACTGCTGGCCGCCGCGCCGCTGGTGCTGGTGCGGGGCAACCACGAAAACTGCGCGCGCGCCGGGCAGGGGTGGTTCCGCATGCTCGACGCGAGCCCGCTCACGGCCGGCCATGACTGCAACGATGCGGCGAACGACCTGGTCGGCGACTACAGCGCGCCCTACGCGGTGCCGCTGGGGGGCCGGGAACAGATCGTGGTGATGGACCTGGCCATCGCGGGCAACAAGCCGCTCAAGCCGGGTGACCCCCGCAGGGCGCAGTTTCGCTCGGCCTACGAGGACCTGAAGGCGCTTTCCGCGAAGTCGGGCATGACCTTCATGGCCACGCACAAGCCGACGCTGGGCTTCACCGCCGAGGACGTGGGCGGCAAGCTCACCCTGTTGCCGGGCAACCAGGCGATGCAGTCGGCTTTCGCCGCCGCTGACCCGAGTCTGTTCCCGCCGGGCGTCGACGTGCTGCTCTCGGGCCACGTGCACCTTTGGCAGCAGGTCAGCTTCGCGAGCGCGCATCCGACCCAGTTCATCGCCGGCTTCTCCGGCACGCAGGAGGATGTCGTGCCGATCCCGGAAACCCTGCCGGCGGACGCGACGCCGGCGCCGGGCGCGCTGGTCGACCACTTCAGCTCCTGGGTCGACGGCTTCGGCTACATGACGCTGGAGCGGGCCGGGCGTGACCGGTGGGACGTCAAGGTCTGGAACCTCGAGGGCGTCGTGGCGAACCACTGCCGCATCGCCGGCCGGCGCTCGGTCTGCGATCGCCCACAGGTGCATTGA
- a CDS encoding phosphoribosylglycinamide formyltransferase — protein MIVAPLKLGFLASGNGSSARAIVNAARDGRLAAEPRLMVSNIKAAPALEFARSAGFPALCIPTQADAEAADARLAREMTAHGVELIVLSGYLRRLGPQVLSRYAGRILNIHPGPLPAFGGHGMYGRRVHEAVLAAGVAQSGIVIHLVDEEYDRGPEIAARPVPVEAGDTPESLEARVTAAEPAFYVETLQRIAEGQIALGSHGNFR, from the coding sequence GTGATTGTTGCGCCACTTAAGCTCGGTTTCCTCGCGTCGGGAAACGGCTCCAGCGCGCGCGCAATCGTTAACGCGGCGCGGGACGGCCGCCTGGCCGCCGAGCCGCGGCTGATGGTCAGCAACATCAAGGCCGCGCCGGCGCTGGAGTTCGCCCGGTCGGCCGGCTTTCCGGCGCTCTGCATTCCCACCCAGGCCGACGCCGAGGCGGCCGACGCGCGCCTGGCGCGGGAGATGACGGCGCACGGCGTCGAGCTGATCGTGCTGTCGGGCTATCTGCGGCGCCTGGGGCCGCAGGTGCTGAGCCGCTACGCCGGGCGGATCCTCAACATCCATCCGGGGCCGCTGCCGGCGTTCGGCGGCCACGGGATGTACGGCCGCCGGGTGCACGAGGCGGTGCTGGCGGCCGGCGTGGCGCAGAGCGGCATCGTCATCCATCTGGTGGACGAGGAATACGACCGCGGTCCGGAGATCGCCGCGCGGCCGGTGCCGGTGGAGGCCGGCGACACGCCGGAGAGCCTGGAAGCCCGGGTGACCGCAGCGGAGCCGGCGTTCTACGTCGAAACGCTGCAACGGATCGCCGAGGGCCAGATCGCCTTGGGGTCCCATGGTAATTTCCGATAA
- a CDS encoding MBL fold metallo-hydrolase, with amino-acid sequence MSGVLEITVLGCGSSGGVPRADGNWGVCDPADPKNLRTRCSLLVRRRGEAPEQETTAVVDTAPDFRLQSAMAGVKRLDAVLLTHDHADQVHGIDDVRAFFLRQGARITCHMDAATEATMMRRFGYIFEGEGGYPAICDRRPIPAHGQPWVVDGPSGAIPVVTFDQDHGGVRSVGYRFGGVAYSSDVVALDEAAFEALADLDLWIVDALRHRPHPTHAHLARTLEWIERVRPRRAVLTNMHIDLDYETLAAELPPNVIPAFDGLRLEHELGAEFL; translated from the coding sequence GTGAGCGGCGTGCTGGAGATCACCGTGCTCGGCTGCGGCTCCTCCGGCGGCGTGCCGCGGGCGGACGGGAACTGGGGCGTCTGCGATCCGGCCGATCCGAAGAACCTGCGCACCCGCTGCTCGCTGCTGGTGCGTCGGCGCGGCGAGGCGCCCGAGCAGGAGACCACCGCGGTGGTCGACACCGCGCCCGACTTCCGCCTGCAGAGCGCCATGGCAGGAGTGAAGCGTCTGGACGCCGTGCTGCTGACCCACGACCACGCCGACCAGGTGCACGGCATCGACGACGTCCGCGCCTTCTTCCTGCGCCAGGGCGCGCGGATCACCTGCCACATGGACGCCGCCACCGAGGCCACCATGATGCGCCGCTTCGGCTACATCTTCGAAGGCGAGGGCGGCTATCCGGCGATCTGCGACCGCCGCCCGATCCCGGCGCATGGACAGCCGTGGGTGGTGGACGGCCCGTCCGGCGCGATCCCCGTGGTCACCTTCGACCAGGATCATGGCGGCGTGCGCTCGGTGGGCTACCGGTTCGGCGGCGTGGCCTATTCCAGCGACGTGGTGGCGCTGGACGAGGCGGCGTTCGAGGCGCTGGCGGACCTCGACCTCTGGATCGTCGACGCCCTGCGCCACCGGCCGCATCCGACGCACGCGCACCTGGCGCGGACGCTGGAGTGGATCGAGCGCGTGCGGCCAAGACGCGCTGTGCTCACCAACATGCACATCGACCTGGACTACGAGACCCTGGCCGCCGAGCTGCCACCGAACGTCATCCCGGCCTTCGACGGCCTGCGGCTGGAACATGAACTCGGAGCGGAATTCCTGTGA
- a CDS encoding septal ring lytic transglycosylase RlpA family protein, with product MDHHSFTRFSRLAVVLAAGASLAACATVEPRYATQPAPAPRAQGQKIGKPYQVGGVWYTPKAQPNYDEVGLASWYGPQHQGKPTANGERFDLNRVTAAHKTLPLPSVVEVTNLDNGKRIHVRVNDRGPFVSGRIIDLSQEAARELGFEGRGLAHVRVRYLGADAPPNDRTALLDARVDAPF from the coding sequence TTGGATCACCACTCTTTCACGCGCTTTTCGCGCCTGGCCGTCGTGCTCGCCGCGGGCGCCTCGCTGGCGGCCTGCGCCACCGTCGAGCCGCGCTATGCGACCCAGCCTGCGCCGGCCCCGCGCGCCCAGGGCCAGAAGATCGGCAAGCCCTACCAAGTGGGCGGAGTCTGGTACACGCCCAAGGCGCAGCCGAACTACGACGAGGTGGGGCTCGCCTCCTGGTACGGCCCGCAGCACCAGGGCAAGCCCACCGCCAACGGCGAGCGGTTCGACCTGAACCGGGTGACCGCCGCCCACAAGACCCTGCCGCTGCCGTCCGTGGTGGAGGTGACCAACCTCGACAACGGCAAGCGCATCCACGTGCGGGTCAACGACCGCGGGCCGTTCGTCTCCGGGCGGATCATCGACCTCAGCCAGGAGGCGGCGCGCGAGCTCGGCTTCGAGGGCCGGGGCCTGGCCCATGTACGGGTCCGCTACCTCGGGGCCGACGCCCCGCCGAACGACCGGACGGCGCTTCTCGACGCCCGCGTCGACGCGCCCTTCTAG
- a CDS encoding DNA polymerase III subunit delta', whose amino-acid sequence MADVEVPHPREVFQLQGHEAAEEAFEASRARGRLHHAWLLTGPEGVGKATFAYRAARRLLGAPADPAYGTLGASPDHPVSRQIIARSHPDILVLERVAEDGKPRKNIPVDDARKLSEFFSKSPASAPHRVAIVDAADDLNVNAANALLKTLEEPPPRGVLLMVAHSPGRLLPTIRSRCRRLAFAPLPLEEAAAFVRSRTEVNAEDALRLARMSGGAPGRTLALAAAAAIAMDDAARAIVGDLPRLDEAMALSLADRFRGGEGQAQFNLLFDRLAERIHGLAVDRAGQGIGALDRWAQAWETLQRLPREVEALNLDRTDALFTALTELRRAAQA is encoded by the coding sequence ATGGCTGACGTCGAGGTCCCGCACCCGCGCGAGGTCTTCCAGCTGCAGGGGCACGAGGCGGCCGAGGAGGCGTTCGAGGCCAGCCGCGCGCGGGGGCGTCTGCACCACGCCTGGCTGCTCACCGGTCCCGAAGGCGTCGGCAAGGCCACCTTCGCCTATCGCGCCGCGCGCCGGCTGCTGGGGGCGCCGGCCGACCCGGCGTACGGGACCCTGGGCGCCTCGCCCGACCATCCGGTCAGCCGCCAGATCATCGCCCGCTCGCATCCCGACATCCTGGTGCTGGAACGCGTCGCCGAGGACGGCAAGCCGCGGAAGAACATCCCTGTCGACGACGCCCGCAAGCTCTCGGAATTCTTCTCCAAGTCGCCGGCCAGCGCCCCGCACCGGGTGGCCATCGTCGACGCCGCCGACGACCTCAACGTCAACGCCGCCAACGCCCTCCTGAAGACCCTGGAGGAGCCGCCGCCGCGCGGCGTGCTGCTGATGGTCGCCCATTCGCCGGGGCGCCTGTTGCCCACCATCCGCTCCCGCTGCCGCCGGCTGGCCTTCGCGCCGCTTCCGCTGGAGGAGGCCGCCGCCTTCGTGCGGTCGCGGACGGAGGTGAACGCGGAAGACGCCCTGCGGCTCGCCAGGATGTCCGGCGGCGCGCCCGGGCGGACTTTGGCGCTGGCGGCGGCCGCGGCCATCGCCATGGACGACGCGGCCCGCGCCATCGTCGGCGACCTGCCGCGGCTGGACGAGGCCATGGCGCTGTCGCTCGCCGACCGGTTCCGCGGCGGGGAGGGGCAGGCGCAGTTCAACCTGCTGTTCGACCGGCTGGCGGAGCGCATCCACGGCCTGGCCGTGGACCGGGCCGGGCAGGGGATCGGTGCGCTTGATCGCTGGGCGCAGGCGTGGGAGACGCTGCAACGCCTGCCGCGGGAGGTCGAGGCGCTCAACCTCGACCGCACGGATGCGCTGTTCACCGCGCTGACGGAGCTGCGTCGGGCCGCACAGGCCTGA
- a CDS encoding ATPase domain-containing protein has product MNTVPVQVADQALTGVPGLDDILAGGLAKDRLYLFEGSPGTGKTTAALSFLRAGAEIGERVLYISLAETEEELRESALSHGWMLEGVEIFELIPPESLLDDRQQQSLLYSSDLELGETTRMIFEAVERVQPSRVVIDSLSEIRLLAQSSLRYRRQVLALKHYFAKHRATVLLLDDLTTDTLDKTVHSVAHGVVRLEELAPEYGAERRRIRVVKYRGRKFRGGYHDFTIKTGGLEVYPRLVSAEHKTAFERAPLPSGITGLDSLLGGGVERGSSCLILGPAGTGKSLMSVYFAITAIARGDRAALFIFDEELGLLFDRTRALGIDLEGLRDRGDLLIHQVDAAELSPGEFTARVRECVDKADIRVVVVDSLNGYQAAMPEEKFLLLHIHELLQYLNRQGATTFLTVAQHGLVGDMKAPVDVTYLADTVLLLRYFEAIGEVRRAVSVIKKRAGRHEKTIREYEITDTGLSVGPPLVNFQGVLRGVPNFVGPGAGLMGERTA; this is encoded by the coding sequence ATGAATACCGTTCCTGTCCAGGTCGCCGATCAGGCATTGACCGGCGTGCCTGGTCTTGACGACATCCTTGCGGGCGGGCTCGCCAAGGACCGGCTCTATCTGTTCGAAGGCAGCCCCGGCACCGGCAAGACCACGGCCGCCCTGAGCTTCCTGCGCGCCGGCGCCGAGATCGGCGAGCGGGTGCTCTACATCTCGCTCGCCGAGACCGAGGAGGAGCTGCGCGAGAGCGCCCTGTCACACGGCTGGATGCTGGAAGGGGTGGAGATCTTCGAGCTGATCCCGCCCGAGAGCCTGCTGGACGACCGGCAGCAGCAGAGCCTGCTCTACTCGTCCGACCTCGAGTTGGGCGAAACGACCCGGATGATCTTCGAGGCCGTCGAGCGGGTGCAGCCGTCGCGGGTGGTGATCGACAGCCTGTCGGAGATCCGGCTGCTGGCGCAGAGTTCGCTGCGCTACCGCCGCCAGGTGCTGGCCTTGAAGCACTATTTCGCCAAGCACCGGGCCACCGTCCTGCTGCTGGACGACCTGACGACCGACACCCTCGACAAGACCGTCCACAGCGTCGCCCATGGCGTGGTCCGCCTGGAGGAGCTGGCCCCGGAGTATGGCGCCGAGCGGCGGCGCATCCGGGTGGTGAAATACCGCGGACGCAAGTTCCGCGGCGGCTATCACGACTTCACCATCAAGACCGGCGGACTGGAGGTCTATCCCCGCCTGGTCTCGGCCGAGCACAAGACGGCGTTCGAGCGGGCCCCGCTGCCTAGCGGCATCACCGGCCTCGACTCCCTGCTGGGCGGCGGCGTCGAGCGCGGCTCGAGCTGCCTGATCCTGGGCCCGGCCGGCACCGGCAAGTCGCTGATGAGCGTCTATTTCGCGATCACCGCCATCGCCCGCGGCGATCGCGCCGCGCTGTTCATCTTCGACGAGGAACTGGGCTTGCTGTTCGATCGCACCCGCGCCCTGGGAATCGACCTGGAGGGTCTGCGGGACCGCGGCGACCTCCTGATCCACCAGGTCGACGCCGCCGAGCTGTCACCCGGCGAGTTCACCGCCCGCGTCCGCGAGTGCGTCGACAAGGCCGATATCAGGGTCGTGGTGGTCGACAGCCTCAACGGCTACCAGGCGGCGATGCCCGAGGAGAAATTCCTGCTGCTGCACATCCACGAGCTGCTCCAGTACCTCAACCGCCAGGGGGCGACGACATTCCTGACCGTGGCCCAGCACGGGCTGGTCGGCGACATGAAGGCGCCGGTGGATGTCACCTACCTGGCGGACACCGTGCTGCTGCTGCGCTATTTCGAGGCGATCGGTGAAGTCCGCAGGGCCGTCTCAGTGATCAAGAAGCGCGCGGGCCGCCACGAAAAGACCATCCGCGAATATGAAATCACCGATACTGGGCTCAGCGTCGGGCCACCCCTGGTCAACTTCCAGGGCGTATTGCGCGGCGTGCCGAATTTCGTGGGGCCAGGGGCCGGTCTGATGGGCGAGCGCACCGCATGA
- the tmk gene encoding dTMP kinase, whose translation MARGRFITFEGGEGAGKSTQLQRLVARLEAQGHEVVATREPGGSPGAESIRDLVLRGDADRWSPVTETLLMYASRRDHIERVIRPALARGAWVVCDRFADSTRAYQGAAGGTDPELIKALEVHILEDTRPDLTLVFDLPTDVGLARAHARAGAEMRFESKGMAFHERLRASFLAIARAEPERCAVIDAAGSLDAVETQVWETVAERLAVHG comes from the coding sequence GTGGCGCGCGGCAGGTTCATCACATTCGAAGGCGGTGAGGGGGCGGGCAAGTCCACCCAGCTCCAGCGGCTGGTCGCGCGCCTGGAAGCGCAGGGCCATGAGGTCGTGGCGACCCGCGAACCCGGCGGCTCGCCGGGCGCCGAGAGCATCCGCGACCTGGTGCTGCGGGGCGACGCCGATCGCTGGAGCCCGGTCACCGAGACCCTGCTGATGTACGCCTCGCGGCGCGACCATATCGAGCGGGTGATCCGGCCGGCGCTGGCGCGCGGCGCCTGGGTGGTCTGCGACCGGTTCGCCGATTCGACGCGGGCCTACCAGGGCGCGGCCGGCGGTACGGATCCCGAGCTGATCAAGGCGCTGGAGGTCCATATCCTGGAGGACACCCGGCCCGACCTGACGCTGGTCTTCGACCTGCCCACCGACGTCGGACTGGCCCGGGCGCACGCCCGCGCCGGCGCCGAGATGCGCTTCGAGTCCAAGGGCATGGCGTTCCACGAACGGCTGCGCGCCAGCTTCCTGGCCATCGCCCGGGCCGAGCCGGAGCGCTGCGCGGTGATCGACGCCGCCGGCTCGCTGGACGCGGTGGAGACGCAGGTCTGGGAGACGGTCGCCGAACGGCTCGCGGTCCATGGCTGA
- a CDS encoding recombinase family protein → MSHISATLAATGGAAANHARARGAAKILRYGIVRDGDGLPPATLQRLGLERAACDLIVEEGRVTEQRRLDRLLLRLRSGDEVLVYSLAAIQRPAGEVAQLLRHLIRTGVIFRLADENERFVPIAKTKAARRIVELLAAHEDHRRGRPNAQCVRGGSRNPLSRFQIDYARKLHKQGAPLRTIGLIFQLPPDEIWELISEPRA, encoded by the coding sequence TTGTCGCACATTTCAGCGACCCTGGCCGCAACAGGGGGCGCCGCGGCCAATCACGCGCGGGCGCGCGGGGCGGCGAAGATCTTGCGTTATGGTATCGTGCGGGACGGCGACGGACTGCCTCCCGCGACTTTGCAACGACTGGGTTTGGAGCGGGCGGCGTGCGACCTCATCGTCGAGGAAGGGCGCGTTACCGAGCAACGGCGCCTGGACCGGCTGCTGCTGCGCCTGCGGAGCGGCGACGAGGTCCTGGTCTACAGCCTGGCGGCGATTCAGCGCCCGGCGGGCGAGGTCGCCCAGCTGCTCCGGCATCTGATCCGCACCGGCGTGATCTTTCGGCTCGCAGACGAGAACGAGAGGTTCGTGCCGATCGCCAAGACCAAGGCGGCGCGTCGGATCGTCGAGCTGCTGGCCGCGCATGAGGATCATCGCCGCGGGCGGCCCAACGCGCAGTGCGTGCGCGGCGGTAGCCGCAACCCGCTGTCCCGATTCCAGATCGACTATGCCCGCAAGCTGCACAAGCAGGGGGCTCCGCTTCGGACCATCGGCCTGATCTTCCAGCTTCCCCCGGATGAGATCTGGGAGCTGATCAGCGAGCCTCGGGCTTAG